One region of Paenibacillus polymyxa M1 genomic DNA includes:
- a CDS encoding xenobiotic reductase b, which produces MLDQFLTDYTSRQTDEYGGSIENRIPVIANGQLDDPDKAATIIGQGFADVIALEKGVLANYDWIKKVRNGKPLSELDQNKVLRPDATIKDFEISQ; this is translated from the coding sequence ATGCTTGATCAGTTCCTTACGGACTATACGAGTCGTCAAACAGATGAATACGGTGGATCCATTGAAAACCGGATACCAGTTATTGCGAATGGCCAGCTTGATGATCCTGATAAGGCTGCCACAATCATTGGGCAAGGGTTTGCTGACGTAATTGCGTTGGAGAAAGGCGTACTTGCAAATTATGATTGGATAAAGAAGGTTAGAAATGGTAAACCGTTATCTGAGCTGGATCAAAATAAAGTTTTAAGACCGGATGCAACCATTAAGGATTTCGAGATTAGTCAATAA